GCTGATTAAGCTGATTAAGCGGTGCCTGGGAAGTGGTGGTCAGGCCGGCTTGGTTGCGGCGTGCAGCGCCACGATGCCGCCGGTGAGGTTGCGCCAGCGCACCTCGGACCAACCCGCCTCGCCGATCTGGCGGGCGAGTTCGGCCTGGGTGGGCCAGGCGCGGATGGATTCGGCGAGATAGACATAGGCCTCGGGATTGCTCGACACCGCCGTGGCCATGGCAGGCAGCGCCTTCATCAGATACTCCTTGTACACCGTCGAGAACAGCCGGTTGGTGGGGGTGGAGAACTCGCACACCACCAGGCGGCCGCCCGGCTTGGTCACCCGGGCCATCTCCCGCAGACCTGCCTTGTGGTCGACGACGTTGCGCAGCCCGAAGCTGATGGTGATCGCGTCGAACACGCCGTCGGCGAACGGCAGCCGGGTGGCGTCTCCGGCGACCTTGGGCACCTGGCGCGACGCGCCCGCCGACAGCATGCCGACCGAGAAGTCCGCGGCCACACACCAGGCACCCGATTTGGCGAGCTCGACGGTGGACACCGCGGTTCCGGCGGCCAGGTCCAGCACCTTGTCCCCCCGCCCGATACCCAGGGCCGACTTCGTCTCGCGACGCCAGAACCGGTCCTGGCCGAGCGAGAGCACCGTGTTGGTCAGGTCGTAGCGCTTCGCGACGGCGTCGAACATCGACGCCACCTCGTGGGGGTTCTTCTCCAGGCTCGCTCGACTCACGACGCCGACGCTACCGGGCGCCCGGCAAAAGACTGACAGTGACCGAAACTGTGGCCCTCGACCGTTGCTTTCTGTGAACATCCTGCGGCCGGGAATGGGCGCCCACCTCGCACGCCTTGAACCGCACAGGTCGAATACGCAGAAGGGTTTCATATGAGTGAGAAAGTCTGGTTCATCACGGGTGCCTCGCGAGGCTTCGGCCGGGAGTGGGCAATAGCCGCCCTCGATCGTGGCGACAAGGTCGCCGCCACCGCGCGCGACACGGCCACCCTGGCCGATCTGGCCGACAAGTACGGTGACGCGCTGCTGCCGCTGCAACTCGACGTCAACGACCGCGCCGCCGACTTCGCCGCCGTCAAACAGGCCCACGACCACTTCGGGCGCCTCGACATCGTCGTCAACAACGCCGGCTACGGGCAGTTCGGCTTCATCGAGGAGCTGTCCGAGGCCGAGGTCCGCGACCAGATCGAGACGAACGTGTTCGGTGCGCTGTGGGTGACGCAGGCCGCGCTGCCGTTCCTGCGGGCGCAGCGCAGCGGACACATCATCCAGGTGTCGTCGATCGGCGGTATCACCGCGTTCCCGCTCGTCGGGATCTACCACGCGTCGAAGTGGGCGCTGGAGGGCTTCTCGCAGGCACTCGCCCAGGAGGTCGCGTCGTTCGGCATCCATGTGACGCTCATCGAGCCCGGCGGGTTCTCCACCGACTGGGCCGGTTCCTCGGCCAAGCATGCGACCCCGCTCGCCGACTACGACGAGCTGCGCGAGGCCACCCACAAGGCGCGGGCGCAGCGCAATTCCAAGCCCGGTGACCCGAAGGCGTCCGCCTCGGCGGTGCTGAAGATCGTCGACGCCGAAAAGCCGCCGCTGCGGGTGTTCTTCGGTGAGCGTCCGCTGCAGATCGCCAAGGCCGACTACGAGAGCCGGCTCAAGGTCTGGGAAGAGTGGCAGCCCGTCGCCGTCGAGGCACAGGGCTGAGGTTTGCGCCGACGCTACGGTTTCTTGCGTGAAATGCGCGAATTTGCACGAGAAACCGTAGCCTCGGCGCAGTTTCAACCCGGGGTGGCCCGGGAAGCCTGAGGGGATGCCGCCGCAGAGTGTCACCCAGAAGCTGATCGGATCGCATCTCGTCTCCGGGGACATGACGCCCGGGGACGAGATCGCCATCCGCATCGACCAGACCCTCACCCAGGACGCCACCGGAACCCTGGTCATGCAGGAACTGGAGGCGCTGGAACTCGACCGGGCCCGCACCGAGGTCAGCGTCCAGTACGTCGACCACAACCTGCTGCAGACCGACGAGAAGAACGCCGAGGACCACGAGTACCTGCGCACCGCGGCGCAGCGGTTCGGCCTGTGGTTCTCCAAACCGGGCAACGGGGTGTCACACCCCACCCACATGCAACGGTTCGGCATCCCCGGCAAGACCATGGTCGGTTCCGATTCCCACACCCCGGCGGCGGGGTCACTGGGCATGCTGGCGATCGGCGTCGGCGGCCTTGAGGTGGCACTGGCCATCGCCGGTGAGCCGCTGCACCTGCGGATGCCCGAAGTGTGGGGCATCCGGATGGAAGGTGAACTGCCGCAATGGTGTTCGGCCAAAGACGTCATCCTGGAGATGCTGCGCAGGCACGACGTCAAAGGCGGGTTGAACCGCATCCTGGAGTACCACGGCCCGGGCCTGGCCGGGTTGTCGGCGATGGACCGCCACGTCATCGCCAACATGGGCGCCGAACTCGGCGCCACCACCACGGTGTTCCCCAGCGACGACGCCGTACGCGAGTTCCTGGTGGCCGAGGACCGCGGCGACGACTGGATCGAACTGCTCGCCGACGACGGCGCCGAGTACGACATCGACGAGGTGATCGACCTGTCCGAGATCGAACCGCTCATCGCCAGGCCCTCGTCACCGGGCAACGTCGTTCCCGTCGCCGAGGTCGCGGGCGAACCCGTCGCCCAGGTGGTGATCGGCTCCAGCGCCAACCCCGGACTGCGGGACTTCGCGATCGCCGCGGCGATGGTGCGCGGCCGCCAGACCTCACCCGCGGTCAGCTTCGACGTCAACCCCACCTCCCGCGAGATCCTCACCGACCTGACGAAGATGGGCGCGACGACCGACCTCGTGGTCAACGGGGCCCGCATCCACCAGGCCGGATGCATGGGCTGCATCGGCATGGGTCAGGCCCCCGCCACCGGCCGCAATTCGCTGCGCACCATGCCCCGCAACTTCCCGGGCCGGTCGGGCACCAGGGAGGACTCGGTGTGGCTGTGCTCGCCGGAAACCGCTGCCGCGTCGGCGATCACCGGTGTGATCACCGACCCGCGGCAGTGGGCCAAAGACAACGGCGTCGACTACCCGACCCTCGACCTGCCGTCGCGGCACACCGTCAACACCGCCATGCTGGTGGCGCCGCCCGAACCCGAGCAGGCCAAGAAGGTAGAGGTGGTCAAGGGCCCCAACATCTCCGCGCTGCCCGACCTGAGGCCGCTGGCCGATGACATCGAGGCGCCCGTTTTGCTCAAGGTCGGCGACAACATCTCCACCGACGAGATCTCCCCCGCAGGCGCCAGGGCCCTGCCGTTCCGCTCGAACATCCCCAAGCTCGCGATGTTCAGCTTCACCCAGGTCGACGAAACCTATCCGGAGCGTGCCCAATCCACCCCGCAGGGCCACATCGTCGTCGGCGGGGAGAACTACGGGCAGGGATCGTCACGGGAACACGCGGCCATCGCGCCGCGCCATCTCGGACTGCTGGCGGTCATCGCCAAATCGTTCGCCCGGATCCACTGGCAGAACCTGGCCAACTTCGGAGTGCTCGCGCTGGAGTTCGTCGACAACGCCGACTACGACGGCATCGACCGCGACGACGTGCTCGCGCTGTCCGACCTGCGCGA
This region of Mycolicibacterium goodii genomic DNA includes:
- a CDS encoding demethylmenaquinone methyltransferase; translated protein: MSRASLEKNPHEVASMFDAVAKRYDLTNTVLSLGQDRFWRRETKSALGIGRGDKVLDLAAGTAVSTVELAKSGAWCVAADFSVGMLSAGASRQVPKVAGDATRLPFADGVFDAITISFGLRNVVDHKAGLREMARVTKPGGRLVVCEFSTPTNRLFSTVYKEYLMKALPAMATAVSSNPEAYVYLAESIRAWPTQAELARQIGEAGWSEVRWRNLTGGIVALHAATKPA
- a CDS encoding aconitate hydratase, giving the protein MPPQSVTQKLIGSHLVSGDMTPGDEIAIRIDQTLTQDATGTLVMQELEALELDRARTEVSVQYVDHNLLQTDEKNAEDHEYLRTAAQRFGLWFSKPGNGVSHPTHMQRFGIPGKTMVGSDSHTPAAGSLGMLAIGVGGLEVALAIAGEPLHLRMPEVWGIRMEGELPQWCSAKDVILEMLRRHDVKGGLNRILEYHGPGLAGLSAMDRHVIANMGAELGATTTVFPSDDAVREFLVAEDRGDDWIELLADDGAEYDIDEVIDLSEIEPLIARPSSPGNVVPVAEVAGEPVAQVVIGSSANPGLRDFAIAAAMVRGRQTSPAVSFDVNPTSREILTDLTKMGATTDLVVNGARIHQAGCMGCIGMGQAPATGRNSLRTMPRNFPGRSGTREDSVWLCSPETAAASAITGVITDPRQWAKDNGVDYPTLDLPSRHTVNTAMLVAPPEPEQAKKVEVVKGPNISALPDLRPLADDIEAPVLLKVGDNISTDEISPAGARALPFRSNIPKLAMFSFTQVDETYPERAQSTPQGHIVVGGENYGQGSSREHAAIAPRHLGLLAVIAKSFARIHWQNLANFGVLALEFVDNADYDGIDRDDVLALSDLREAVHDNGPLVVTNTTKNTTFSVRHRLSPRQIDHVLAGGLIPWLAHQPH
- a CDS encoding SDR family oxidoreductase, whose translation is MSEKVWFITGASRGFGREWAIAALDRGDKVAATARDTATLADLADKYGDALLPLQLDVNDRAADFAAVKQAHDHFGRLDIVVNNAGYGQFGFIEELSEAEVRDQIETNVFGALWVTQAALPFLRAQRSGHIIQVSSIGGITAFPLVGIYHASKWALEGFSQALAQEVASFGIHVTLIEPGGFSTDWAGSSAKHATPLADYDELREATHKARAQRNSKPGDPKASASAVLKIVDAEKPPLRVFFGERPLQIAKADYESRLKVWEEWQPVAVEAQG